The following proteins are encoded in a genomic region of Pan troglodytes isolate AG18354 chromosome 2, NHGRI_mPanTro3-v2.0_pri, whole genome shotgun sequence:
- the PIGX gene encoding phosphatidylinositol-glycan biosynthesis class X protein: MCSEIILRQEVLKDGFHRDILIKVKFGESIEDLHTCRLLIKQDIPAGLYVDPYELASLRERNITEAVMVSENFDIEAPNYLSKESEVLIYARRDSQCIDCFQAFLPVHCRYHRPHSEDGEASIVVNNPDLLMFCDQEFPILKCWAHSEVAAPCALENEDICQWNKMKYKSVYKNVILQVPVGLTVHTSLVCSVTLLITILCSTLILVAVFKYGHFSL, translated from the exons ATGtgttctgaaattattttgagGCAAGAAGTTTTGAAAGATGGTTTCCACAG AGACATTTTAATCAAAGTGAAGTTTGGGGAAAGCATTGAGGACTTGCATACCTGCCGTCTCTTAATTAAACAGGACATTCCTGCAGGACTTTATGTGGATCCGTATGAGTTGGCTTCATTACGAGAGAGAAACATAACAGAG GCAGTGATGGTTTCAGAAAATTTTGATATAGAGGCCCCTAACTATTTGTCCAAGGAGTCTGAAGTTCTCATTTATGCCAGACGAGATTCACAGTGCATTGACTGTTTTCAAGCCTTTTTGCCTGTGCACTGCCGCTATCATCGGCCGCACAGTGAAGATGGAGAAGCCTCGATTGTGGTCAATAACCCAGATTTGTTGATGTTTTGTGACCAAG AGTTCCCGATTTTGAAATGCTGGGCTCACTCAGAAGTGGCAGCCCCTTGTGCTTTGGAGAATGAGGATATCTGCCAATGGAACAAGATGAAGTATAAATCA GTATATAAGAATGTGATTCTACAAGTTCCAGTGGGACTGACTGTACATACCTCTCTAGTATGTTCTGTGACTCTGCTCATTACAATCCTGTGCTCTACATTGATCCTTGTAGCAGTTTTCAAATATGGCCATTTTTCCCTATAA